CAAGGGTGCGGAAGTCTCGAAAATGTTCGCCGAATTTTTCGGCAAGGAAACCGGTTACTGCAAGGGCCGTGGCGGCTCCATGCATATCGCCGACGTCTCCAAGGGCAATCTCGGGGCGAACGGCATCGTCGGGGGCGGTATCCCCATTGCGGTTGGCGCTGCTCTGTCCGCAAAGAAGCAGAAGAACGGCAAGGTCGTCATCTCCTATTTCGGCGATGGCGCCAACAATGAGGGCGCGTTTCACGAAGCGCTCAACATGGCTTCAATCTGGAAGCTGCCGGTGGTCTTCGTCTGCGAGAACAACGGCTATGGCATGTCCACTTCAACCAAGCGTTCAACGGCTGTTGCCAACGTTGCTGATCGCGCGGTCGCCTACAACATGCCGGGCGTTGTCGTCGATGGTAACAATCTCTCCGATGTCGCCGAAGCCTCACACGATGCGGTGGAGCGGGCGCGTCGGGGTGAGGGACCAACCCTCATCGAGTGCAAGACCTATCGTCATCGCGGTCATTCGAAGAGCGACCGCAACCGCTACCGGACAAAAGAGGAGATCGAGGACTGGATCAGCAATCGCGATCCGATCCATCTGTTCGAAGATCAGCTGAAGGAATTCGGTTTCGTAACTGACGCCGACATTGCGGCGATCTCGCGCGGATGCCGAGAAAGAGATCGCAAACGCCATCGAATTCGCCAGGAACAGCCCATCGCCTACCCTCGATAACCTGACACGCGACGTTTACACGGTTGAAATTTGATGGACGAGATAATCCGCGAACTGAGCTATTCGCAGGCAATCCAGGAAGCCATGGCCATTGCCATGGAGGCCGATGACCGCGTGTTTCTGATGGGCGAGGATATCGGCGTCTACGGCGGCGCTTTTCAGGTGACCGGTGACCTCGTGCATCGTTTCGGTGAAGACCGGGTGATGGATACGCCCATCTCCGAGCTTGGCGGTGCGGGCGTTGCCGTCGGTGCGGCCTTGACCGGAATGCGGCCGATCTTCGAATTCCAGTTTTCGGATTTCGCCGCGCTGGCGATGGAACAGATCGTCAATCAGGCGGCGAAGATTCGCTATATGCTCGGCGGCGCTGTCTCGGTGCCTCTGGTGATGCGTTTTCCCGCCGGCTCCGGTACAGGGGCAGCGGCGCAACACAGCCAAAGCCTTGAAGCGTGGTTCGGTCACGTACCTGGCCTGAAGGTTATCCAGCCGTCGACACCGTATGATGCCAAGGGCATGCTGCTCGCGGCTATCGAAGACCCGGATCCCGTCATGATTTTCGAGCACAAGCTGCTCTACAAGATGAAGGGTCACGTTCCGGAAGGGCATTATACCGTGCCGATAGGCAAGGCTGCTGTCGTACGCGAAGGAACTGACCTGACCATCGTTGCTTCGGCCATCATGGTTCACAAGGCACTGGAAGCGGCGCGTGAGCTCGAGAATGAAGGCATCAATGTCGAGGTCGTCGATTTGCGCACCGTACGTCCGATGGACAAGGAAACCATTATCGCCAGTGTCAAAAAGACGTCGAAGCTGATGTGCGTTTATGAAGGCGTGAAGACGCTCGGCATCGGGGCGGAAGTCAGCGCGATGATCGCCGAAAGCGAGGCCTTTGACTATCTCGATGCGCCTATCGTGCGCCTTGGTGGTGCGGAAACGCCTATTCCCTATAATCCGGAGCTAGAGAAGGCCACGGTGCCGCAAGTGCCTGGTATCCTGAAGAGTGCTCGCGATCTCGTTAAAGGGATACGTTAAGCCATGCCCGTCGAGGTCATCCTTCCCAAGGTCGACATGGATATGGAAAGCGGCCAGATTTCGCGCTGGTACGCCAAGGATGGCGAAGCTGTCACCAAAGGGCAGGTGCTGTTCGAAATCGAGACTGACAAGGCCGCCATGGAAGTGGACGCGCCGTCTTCGGGCATTTTACGCAATGTCACGGCGGCGGAGGGGACGACAGTTCCTGTCGGCCAGGCTGTAGCGTGGATATTTGCCGAAGGTGAGGCTTTCACGGCTGTGGCACCAACAAATATTGCAGATGCACCGGCAGTAGTTGCGCCAGAGGCAAAGCCTGCGGCGGAATCAAAAGAAACCCCGCCTGCAACGACGGTAACGATCGCCGGTAAAGCCGACGGAGTTCGTGCAACGCCGCTTGCCCGGCGGGTTGCCAAGGAAGCCGGCATTGATCTGACATCGGTTTCAGGCTCGGGACCTAAGGGACGCATCCAGAAGAAAGATGTCGAAATTGCCACCCCGCAGGGTGCGGCGGCCACGAAGCCAGTTGTACAGGTTCGCGAACCTGCCGTTCAAGCCGGTGCTCCGCTTCATGCGGCATGGCTGCGTGAAGGCAAGAACTCGGAGCTTGCACCGCTTGTCCTGATCCATGGGTTCGGCTCCGATCTCAACAGCTGGAGACCGATGCTGGGCGGTGGAACGCTGGACAATCCGATCCTTGCCATCGATCTGCCCGGTCATGGTGCTTCGCCGCACACCGTTCCAGATGACCTGCATGCGATTGCCGAACTGGTTGAGCAAACCGTTGCTGCCTGTCACTCTGGACCAATAATCCTGGTGGCACATTCGTTTGGCGGCGCGGTTGCGACCGAAGTGGCTGCCCGCAGCCATCTCGACATTCGTGCGCTGGT
This is a stretch of genomic DNA from Phyllobacterium zundukense. It encodes these proteins:
- a CDS encoding alpha-ketoacid dehydrogenase subunit beta, coding for MDEIIRELSYSQAIQEAMAIAMEADDRVFLMGEDIGVYGGAFQVTGDLVHRFGEDRVMDTPISELGGAGVAVGAALTGMRPIFEFQFSDFAALAMEQIVNQAAKIRYMLGGAVSVPLVMRFPAGSGTGAAAQHSQSLEAWFGHVPGLKVIQPSTPYDAKGMLLAAIEDPDPVMIFEHKLLYKMKGHVPEGHYTVPIGKAAVVREGTDLTIVASAIMVHKALEAARELENEGINVEVVDLRTVRPMDKETIIASVKKTSKLMCVYEGVKTLGIGAEVSAMIAESEAFDYLDAPIVRLGGAETPIPYNPELEKATVPQVPGILKSARDLVKGIR
- a CDS encoding acetoin dehydrogenase dihydrolipoyllysine-residue acetyltransferase subunit, which codes for MPVEVILPKVDMDMESGQISRWYAKDGEAVTKGQVLFEIETDKAAMEVDAPSSGILRNVTAAEGTTVPVGQAVAWIFAEGEAFTAVAPTNIADAPAVVAPEAKPAAESKETPPATTVTIAGKADGVRATPLARRVAKEAGIDLTSVSGSGPKGRIQKKDVEIATPQGAAATKPVVQVREPAVQAGAPLHAAWLREGKNSELAPLVLIHGFGSDLNSWRPMLGGGTLDNPILAIDLPGHGASPHTVPDDLHAIAELVEQTVAACHSGPIILVAHSFGGAVATEVAARSHLDIRALVLMASAGLGPEINGAFLSGFVRARTEPSLVAWMKQLVQDESLLTKPFISATLAQSQNVALRDAQQLVADRFFADGTQVIDVRSTLANLTIPVRVIFGAADRVIPATHAAGLPGEIAVHLFAGTGHMPQLEQREKIMRILAEISRSVA